The following proteins come from a genomic window of Megalobrama amblycephala isolate DHTTF-2021 linkage group LG1, ASM1881202v1, whole genome shotgun sequence:
- the LOC125244256 gene encoding gastrula zinc finger protein XlCGF57.1-like isoform X1 — protein sequence MLAIKCALCTILNLQMAFKKQEESEDIKMVFIKEETEDMKIEFNKEEFEEIKIEETFSVKYEETEEQTDLMALREASHELNERDEEKIINYNYNLMTEEKSTKFSLQKGAQKTGTKSYFTCQQCGKTFDQHRNFQVHLRVHTRESPFTCQQCGKSFTHKNHLKVHMRIHTGEKPHTCKQCGKSFSQKGSLEIHMRIHTGEKPFTCQQCGKSFIRNENLKVHMRIHTGEKPFTCQQCGNGFREKGNLTAHMRTHTGEKPFTCQQCGKSFIRNENLKVHMRIHTGEKPFTCQQCGKSFIRNENLKVHMRIHTGEKPFTCQQCGNVFREKGNLTAHMRTHTGEKPYTCTLCGNGFTEERILRQHMRIHTGESPFTCQQCGKSFIRNENLKVHMRIHTGEKPFTCQLCGKSFNETRNLKIHMRIHTGEKPYTCQLCGKRFNETGNLKIHLRIHTGEKPFTCQQCGKSFSQKGHLIDHMRFHTGESPFTCQQCGKSFIRNENLKVHMRTHTREKPHTCQECGKSFSQKGNLIAHMRIHTGEKPYTCQQCGKSFSQKRNLIVHMRTHTGEKPLALIH from the exons atgttggccattaaatgtgccttatgtacaattttaaacctacaa ATGGCGTTTAAAAAAcaggaggagagtgaagatataaagatggtgtttattaaagaggagacagAAGATATGAAgattgagtttaataaagaggagtttgaagaaataaagattgaagaaacattcagtgtgaaatatgaagaaactgaggaacaaacag ACCTAATGGCACTGAGAGAGGCGAGTCATGAACTTAATGAAAGGGATgaagagaaaattataaattataattataatttaatgactGAAGAAAAATCAACAAAGTTTTCCTTACAAAAAGGAGCTCAAAAGACTGGAACTAAAAGTTATTTCacatgccaacagtgtggaaagacttTTGATCAACATAGAAACTTTCAAGTCCACTTGAGAGTTCACACTAGAGAGAGTCCCTTCacttgccaacagtgtggaaagagtttcacacataaaAATCACCTTAAagttcacatgagaattcatactggagaaaagcctcacACCTgcaaacagtgtggaaagagtttcagtcaaaaaggaagccttgaaatccacatgagaattcacactggagaaaagcctttcacctgccaacagtgtggaaagagtttcattagaaatgaaaaccttaaagtccacatgagaattcacactggagaaaagcctttcacctgccaacagtgtggaaatgGTTTCCGTGAAAAAGGAAACCTTACAGcccacatgagaactcacactggagaaaaacctttcacctgccaacagtgtggaaagagtttcattagaaatgaaaaccttaaagtccacatgagaattcacactggagaaaagcctttcacctgccaacagtgtggaaagagtttcattagaaatgaaaaccttaaagtccacatgagaattcacactggagaaaaacctttcacctgccaacagtgtggaaatgTTTTCCGTGAAAAAGGAAACCTTACAGcccacatgagaactcacactggagaaaagccttacacctgtaCTCTGTGTGGGAATGGCTTCACAGAGGAACGAATCCTCAGGcaacacatgagaattcacactggagagagcccattcacctgccaacaatgtggaaagagtttcatcagaaatgaaaaccttaaagtccacatgagaattcacactggagaaaagcctttcacctgccaactgtgtggaaagagttttaatgAGACAAGAAACCTTaaaatccacatgagaattcacactggagaaaagccttacacctgccaactgTGTGGAAAGAGATTTAATGAGACAGGAAACCTTAAAATCCacttgagaattcacactggagagaaacctttcacctgccagcaatgtggaaagagtttcagtcaaaaaggacACCTTATAGACCACATGAGatttcacactggagagagcccattcacctgccaacaatgtggaaagagtttcattagaaatgaaaaccttaaagtccacatgagaactcacactaGAGAAAAACCTCATACttgtcaagagtgtggaaagagtttcagtcaaaaaggaaaccttatagcccacatgagaattcacactggagaaaagccttatacctgccaacagtgtggaaagagtttcagtcaaaaaagaaaccttatagtccacatgagaactcacactggagaaaagcctttagCTTTGATTCATTaa
- the LOC125244256 gene encoding gastrula zinc finger protein XlCGF57.1-like isoform X2 produces MAFKKQEESEDIKMVFIKEETEDMKIEFNKEEFEEIKIEETFSVKYEETEEQTDLMALREASHELNERDEEKIINYNYNLMTEEKSTKFSLQKGAQKTGTKSYFTCQQCGKTFDQHRNFQVHLRVHTRESPFTCQQCGKSFTHKNHLKVHMRIHTGEKPHTCKQCGKSFSQKGSLEIHMRIHTGEKPFTCQQCGKSFIRNENLKVHMRIHTGEKPFTCQQCGNGFREKGNLTAHMRTHTGEKPFTCQQCGKSFIRNENLKVHMRIHTGEKPFTCQQCGKSFIRNENLKVHMRIHTGEKPFTCQQCGNVFREKGNLTAHMRTHTGEKPYTCTLCGNGFTEERILRQHMRIHTGESPFTCQQCGKSFIRNENLKVHMRIHTGEKPFTCQLCGKSFNETRNLKIHMRIHTGEKPYTCQLCGKRFNETGNLKIHLRIHTGEKPFTCQQCGKSFSQKGHLIDHMRFHTGESPFTCQQCGKSFIRNENLKVHMRTHTREKPHTCQECGKSFSQKGNLIAHMRIHTGEKPYTCQQCGKSFSQKRNLIVHMRTHTGEKPLALIH; encoded by the exons ATGGCGTTTAAAAAAcaggaggagagtgaagatataaagatggtgtttattaaagaggagacagAAGATATGAAgattgagtttaataaagaggagtttgaagaaataaagattgaagaaacattcagtgtgaaatatgaagaaactgaggaacaaacag ACCTAATGGCACTGAGAGAGGCGAGTCATGAACTTAATGAAAGGGATgaagagaaaattataaattataattataatttaatgactGAAGAAAAATCAACAAAGTTTTCCTTACAAAAAGGAGCTCAAAAGACTGGAACTAAAAGTTATTTCacatgccaacagtgtggaaagacttTTGATCAACATAGAAACTTTCAAGTCCACTTGAGAGTTCACACTAGAGAGAGTCCCTTCacttgccaacagtgtggaaagagtttcacacataaaAATCACCTTAAagttcacatgagaattcatactggagaaaagcctcacACCTgcaaacagtgtggaaagagtttcagtcaaaaaggaagccttgaaatccacatgagaattcacactggagaaaagcctttcacctgccaacagtgtggaaagagtttcattagaaatgaaaaccttaaagtccacatgagaattcacactggagaaaagcctttcacctgccaacagtgtggaaatgGTTTCCGTGAAAAAGGAAACCTTACAGcccacatgagaactcacactggagaaaaacctttcacctgccaacagtgtggaaagagtttcattagaaatgaaaaccttaaagtccacatgagaattcacactggagaaaagcctttcacctgccaacagtgtggaaagagtttcattagaaatgaaaaccttaaagtccacatgagaattcacactggagaaaaacctttcacctgccaacagtgtggaaatgTTTTCCGTGAAAAAGGAAACCTTACAGcccacatgagaactcacactggagaaaagccttacacctgtaCTCTGTGTGGGAATGGCTTCACAGAGGAACGAATCCTCAGGcaacacatgagaattcacactggagagagcccattcacctgccaacaatgtggaaagagtttcatcagaaatgaaaaccttaaagtccacatgagaattcacactggagaaaagcctttcacctgccaactgtgtggaaagagttttaatgAGACAAGAAACCTTaaaatccacatgagaattcacactggagaaaagccttacacctgccaactgTGTGGAAAGAGATTTAATGAGACAGGAAACCTTAAAATCCacttgagaattcacactggagagaaacctttcacctgccagcaatgtggaaagagtttcagtcaaaaaggacACCTTATAGACCACATGAGatttcacactggagagagcccattcacctgccaacaatgtggaaagagtttcattagaaatgaaaaccttaaagtccacatgagaactcacactaGAGAAAAACCTCATACttgtcaagagtgtggaaagagtttcagtcaaaaaggaaaccttatagcccacatgagaattcacactggagaaaagccttatacctgccaacagtgtggaaagagtttcagtcaaaaaagaaaccttatagtccacatgagaactcacactggagaaaagcctttagCTTTGATTCATTaa